From the Acidimicrobiales bacterium genome, the window GGCAGGAGTCGTCAGCGACGAGGAGCTGGTGACGACCTACCGCCAGTTCGGGGCCCGCCTGGAGGGACATCCCACCCCCGAGCTCCCATGGGTGGACGTCGCCACCGGATCGCTCGGACAGGGGCTCCCCGACGGCGTCGGGGTCGCGCTCGCTGGTCGTTACCTGGACGAGCTGCCGTTCCACGTATGGGTGCTGTGTGGTGACAGCGAGCTGGCGGAGGGCTCGATCTGGGAAGCGCTCGACAAGGCCGCGCACTACGGCCTCTCGAACCTGACCGCCGTGTTCGACGTGAACCGCCTGGGTCAGCGGGGCCCGACCGAGTTCGGGTGGGAGCTGGATGCCTACCGCCGGCGTGTGGAGGCCTTCGGGTGCACGGCGCTGGTGATCGATGGGCACGACGACGTCGAGATCGACGAGGCCCTCGGGGCCGCGCGCGAGACCGACCGCCCCACGGTGATCGTGGCTCGCACCGTGAAAGGCAAGGGCTTCTCCGAGATCGAGAACAAGGAGGGATGGCACGGGCGCGCCCTGCCCGAGGACATGGCCGAGCGGGCCATCGCCGAGCTGGGTGGCGAGCGCAGCCTGCGGGCCGACGGGCCCCTCCCGGAGCGCCTCCAGAGCGCCATCGCCCACCCCGCCAATGTCACCGTGGAGCTGCCTCGCTACGACAAGACCGACAAGGTGGCCACCCGCAAGGCCTACGGCGATGCCCTGGTCGCCCTCGGTGCCCACCCCGATGTCGTCGCCCTCGACGGCGAGGTGAGCAACTCGACGCATGCTGACGAGTTCAAGAAGGCCTACCCCGACCGCTTCTTCGAGATGTTCATCGCCGAGCAGCAGATGGTGGCGGCCGCGGTCGGTCTCAGCGTGCGGGGCTACAGGCCCTTCGCGTCGACGTTCGCCGCGTTCTTCTCACGCGCCTACGACTTCGTCCGGATGGCGGCGATCTCGCGGGCCAACATCCGCCTGTCCGGATCTCACGCCGGTTCGGAGATCGGCCCCGACGGGCCGTCGCAGATGGCTCTGGAGGACCTGGCCGCCATGCGGGCGGTCAGCGGGTCCACCGTGCTCTACCCGAGTGACCCGGTGTCGACCGCGCACCTGGTCGGCCTCATGGCCGACACCGACGGCGTGGTGTACATCCGCACCACCAGAGGCGCGTACCCCGTTGTCTACGGTCCCGACGATCAGTTCGCCATCGGTGGCTCCAAGATCGTTCGTCGTCACGACGACGACGCAGTGGCGCTCATCGGCGCCGGGGTCACGTTGCACGCCTGCCTCGAGGCGGCCGGCACGCTGGAGGAGGCCGGCGTCAAGGCTCGGGTCATCGACCTCTACTCGGTGAAGCCGGTCGACATTGACACGTTGCGCGAGGCGGCCCGGGACACCTCCGGCCGTCTGCTCGTGGTCGAGGACCACTATCGCGAGGGCGGGCTCGGCGCCGCCGTCATGGAGGCGCTGTCCGATGAGCCCCGACCACCCCGCATCGCCCATCTGGCCGTCCGGGGCACACCGGGCTCCGGCACCCCCGCAGAGCTGATGGACTGGGCCGGCATCTCGGCGCGCCACGTGGTCGAGGCCGCTCGGCGACTGGTCGCGGGCTGAGCGGGCTGAGCGGTTCAGTGTCGGTCACCGCCGCCCGCTCGGTCGGGCCCCTGCCTCCGGTCGAGCGGGTGAGGCCGGGGGTCTGGAGCATCCCCGTCCCCATTCCGAACAACCCCCTGCGCTACGTCCTCGTCT encodes:
- a CDS encoding transketolase, whose amino-acid sequence is MARTTTGEKLDSDQLDFVADLGQQLRVDAIRCSTHAGSGHPTSSMSAADLMAVLLARHLRYDWNDPKAPNNDHLIFSKGHASPLLYSMFKAAGVVSDEELVTTYRQFGARLEGHPTPELPWVDVATGSLGQGLPDGVGVALAGRYLDELPFHVWVLCGDSELAEGSIWEALDKAAHYGLSNLTAVFDVNRLGQRGPTEFGWELDAYRRRVEAFGCTALVIDGHDDVEIDEALGAARETDRPTVIVARTVKGKGFSEIENKEGWHGRALPEDMAERAIAELGGERSLRADGPLPERLQSAIAHPANVTVELPRYDKTDKVATRKAYGDALVALGAHPDVVALDGEVSNSTHADEFKKAYPDRFFEMFIAEQQMVAAAVGLSVRGYRPFASTFAAFFSRAYDFVRMAAISRANIRLSGSHAGSEIGPDGPSQMALEDLAAMRAVSGSTVLYPSDPVSTAHLVGLMADTDGVVYIRTTRGAYPVVYGPDDQFAIGGSKIVRRHDDDAVALIGAGVTLHACLEAAGTLEEAGVKARVIDLYSVKPVDIDTLREAARDTSGRLLVVEDHYREGGLGAAVMEALSDEPRPPRIAHLAVRGTPGSGTPAELMDWAGISARHVVEAARRLVAG